Proteins encoded by one window of Mesorhizobium sp. INR15:
- a CDS encoding integrase arm-type DNA-binding domain-containing protein produces the protein MLSKTKLTDAVVARATLPPGRSEAVIWDTEVTGFGLRLRGGARTYIVAYRPGGLGRAVNTKRIRLGTPETIRTVADARKLAFAALGKVAAGGDPAKDRAEEKRRDKARVSKLLDRYEADLKRRNYVAWKMVLSVLRRRLKKHAEKDIAQLKGTDFATIIEALERAGMQGAADEFRSRCRAFLAFCQVKAKVIDSNPLYGYRRQRATRSDRLTKKRHGRALSDDEIVRVWNAAKPDTVFGRFVRFLILTGCRRGEGAGLERKMVDRTDPKKAVINLPATFVKQGRGHTIGVSDLLAALFAMCPVDARSDLMFPSARTGGPMSGWNKMTAALVKVSGVDFTFHDLRRTFRTGLSQLGIDTETAELSLGHARENLIEIYDRDNGAERVRFAFEAWSDHVDRVVKAAQIGAFG, from the coding sequence GTGCTGTCCAAAACCAAGCTTACCGATGCTGTCGTCGCCCGCGCCACGCTGCCACCTGGCAGATCGGAAGCTGTGATTTGGGACACCGAGGTGACCGGCTTCGGCCTGCGGCTCCGTGGCGGCGCCCGTACCTACATCGTTGCATATCGACCGGGTGGACTTGGCCGGGCCGTCAACACCAAGCGCATCAGGCTCGGCACTCCAGAAACTATCCGGACCGTGGCAGACGCGCGGAAGCTTGCGTTCGCAGCGTTGGGCAAGGTGGCTGCAGGGGGCGATCCCGCGAAAGATCGGGCGGAGGAAAAGCGTCGCGACAAGGCGCGAGTGTCGAAGCTGCTCGATCGCTACGAGGCCGACCTGAAGCGGCGCAACTACGTCGCCTGGAAGATGGTCCTGAGCGTCCTGCGGAGACGACTGAAAAAACATGCCGAAAAGGACATTGCCCAGCTTAAGGGCACCGATTTTGCCACCATCATTGAGGCCTTGGAGCGAGCCGGGATGCAGGGTGCTGCGGATGAATTCCGCTCGCGCTGCCGCGCGTTTCTGGCCTTCTGCCAGGTAAAGGCGAAGGTGATCGACAGCAATCCGCTCTACGGCTACCGCCGGCAACGCGCCACCCGGTCGGACCGCCTGACAAAGAAACGGCACGGGCGAGCTCTTTCAGACGATGAGATCGTTCGGGTATGGAACGCCGCGAAGCCCGACACAGTTTTTGGCCGATTCGTTCGCTTCCTCATCCTTACGGGCTGTCGCCGCGGCGAGGGCGCAGGGCTCGAGCGGAAGATGGTGGACCGGACGGACCCAAAGAAGGCCGTCATCAATCTGCCGGCGACTTTCGTCAAGCAAGGGCGCGGGCACACCATAGGCGTATCGGACCTGTTGGCCGCCTTGTTCGCAATGTGCCCGGTCGATGCGCGTTCCGATCTGATGTTCCCCTCGGCGCGCACCGGTGGGCCGATGAGCGGTTGGAATAAAATGACGGCAGCCCTTGTGAAGGTTAGCGGTGTCGACTTCACTTTTCACGATCTTCGCCGGACATTCCGCACCGGTCTAAGCCAGCTTGGAATCGACACGGAGACCGCCGAATTGTCATTGGGCCATGCTCGGGAGAACCTGATCGAAATCTACGACAGGGACAACGGCGCGGAGCGGGTCCGTTTTGCGTTTGAGGCTTGGTCGGATCACGTCGACCGTGTGGTGAAGGCGGCACAGATCGGAGCCTTTGGATGA
- a CDS encoding AAA family ATPase: MSIDRKEVAFSIMESSGALAKTFSVDPTTGRPISTRSPGMATGLARRVTIAGDAASIATVFAKHLTALTSCEALVLVPPPAGNESAQIVTGAMLDAEPDAIARSKAFFVHPRGPAVLGLDFDVKDWPADIRARVAAAPGELTGVLTGVFAEFGTACTVLRPSSSTGVVNTMTGATTGANSGQHRYQFVADGADIASFADRLFAKLVLAGFGFPFISKSGAVSVRTLIDKIATKGPERLWYEASALLDDVRLAYAPGAREPRIINPNGGFLDTRRLAALSPNEEAEFVRRVEEIRRACAADAAAIAAKYRSAEINRYVAAGESPDVAERIVSAAVERSELMGSFRLHLDDGRRVTVAEILADPEQFHRKTCADPIEPEYGGGRNKAIIYTDGSYPHIATQAHGGADYRLVPDFAALYFEHPPRGGVSVVAGLVDPKILPVRTFLIEPRLPVGDVTQCVGEPGISKSTFAIRDAVIVATGKRDVLRGANGESHELLHKAGPVLVYNAEDRLSEMERRLAACQQYLRLKPEDMKHPIILWSGVDGETLTIMHKPHDHKPLCRAPGADLLEARIVEHKPLLVVLDPQVSLMSGGAENSNDDLNALLQEIANIAAKHGCCVEILHHTSKASRDHRGDMGAGRGAFAAVGKVRSAFTLTNVTGEDDEKAWGVSPADQLIRLDYAKVSHNRKPTEPTVFRRLSVPVNNGAGIPSGVAAALFQDDPAERLKAEGDFAPVLELVDVRSRVGTARDVSDDEALNVARIVDSVMADFDECNLSGIWATVGEHLRREGVIKAKQRPAVTGYVTAIITGSGRVIQRGGQDVRLRVFKKKDGDTAPWFVRRDPVETGA; the protein is encoded by the coding sequence GTGTCGATCGATAGAAAGGAAGTGGCGTTCTCCATCATGGAGAGCAGTGGCGCATTGGCAAAGACGTTCAGCGTCGACCCCACGACCGGCAGGCCGATCAGCACGCGTAGCCCAGGCATGGCAACCGGTCTCGCACGTCGGGTCACAATTGCCGGTGACGCGGCGTCGATTGCTACGGTCTTTGCGAAACATTTGACAGCGTTGACTAGCTGCGAAGCGCTGGTTCTCGTTCCGCCGCCTGCGGGCAATGAAAGCGCGCAGATTGTTACCGGCGCGATGCTGGACGCCGAACCCGACGCCATTGCGCGAAGCAAAGCCTTCTTTGTTCACCCGCGTGGCCCGGCCGTGCTCGGTCTCGATTTTGACGTGAAAGATTGGCCTGCGGATATCCGGGCGCGTGTAGCTGCGGCACCTGGCGAGTTGACTGGCGTTCTTACCGGTGTCTTCGCCGAATTCGGAACCGCGTGCACGGTTCTCCGACCGTCATCGTCGACTGGCGTTGTCAACACGATGACCGGGGCGACGACGGGCGCAAATAGCGGGCAGCATCGATATCAGTTTGTCGCCGACGGCGCCGACATCGCATCATTTGCTGATAGGTTATTCGCCAAGCTTGTACTGGCCGGATTCGGCTTTCCCTTCATTTCCAAGAGTGGCGCGGTGTCGGTCCGCACGCTCATTGACAAGATCGCAACAAAAGGGCCGGAGCGGCTCTGGTATGAGGCCAGTGCGCTGCTCGACGATGTCCGCCTTGCGTATGCCCCAGGCGCCCGTGAGCCCCGCATTATCAACCCGAACGGCGGGTTCCTCGACACCCGGCGGCTGGCCGCTCTCTCGCCCAACGAAGAGGCGGAATTTGTTCGCCGCGTCGAAGAAATCAGACGGGCCTGCGCGGCCGATGCGGCGGCGATTGCCGCAAAGTACCGTAGCGCTGAGATCAATCGGTACGTAGCAGCGGGCGAATCGCCAGATGTGGCAGAGCGCATCGTTTCAGCCGCCGTTGAGCGGTCGGAACTCATGGGGAGCTTCCGGTTACATCTGGACGATGGTCGACGGGTAACGGTTGCCGAGATTCTGGCAGACCCGGAACAGTTCCATCGCAAGACGTGCGCCGACCCGATCGAGCCCGAGTACGGCGGGGGCCGAAACAAGGCGATCATATATACCGATGGCTCCTACCCTCACATCGCCACCCAGGCACATGGCGGCGCGGACTATCGATTGGTGCCAGACTTCGCAGCGCTCTACTTTGAGCATCCGCCTCGAGGCGGGGTCAGCGTCGTGGCCGGGCTGGTTGATCCCAAAATCCTGCCGGTCCGTACTTTCTTGATCGAGCCACGGCTGCCGGTCGGCGACGTCACTCAATGTGTGGGCGAACCAGGCATCAGTAAATCGACCTTCGCCATCCGAGACGCGGTGATCGTTGCAACGGGGAAACGTGATGTGCTTCGCGGCGCCAATGGCGAAAGCCACGAGTTGCTGCACAAGGCCGGCCCCGTTCTGGTCTACAACGCCGAAGATCGCCTAAGCGAGATGGAACGCCGGCTGGCAGCCTGCCAGCAATATCTGCGGCTGAAGCCCGAGGACATGAAGCACCCCATTATCCTGTGGTCTGGAGTTGATGGCGAAACGCTGACGATCATGCACAAGCCGCATGACCACAAGCCGCTGTGCCGCGCGCCAGGTGCGGATCTGTTGGAGGCGAGAATTGTCGAGCATAAGCCGCTTCTTGTTGTCCTCGACCCGCAGGTAAGCTTGATGTCGGGTGGCGCCGAAAACAGCAACGACGACCTCAACGCCCTTCTCCAGGAGATCGCCAACATAGCCGCCAAGCACGGCTGCTGCGTTGAGATACTGCACCACACGAGTAAGGCAAGCCGCGATCACCGCGGCGACATGGGCGCCGGCCGTGGCGCCTTTGCAGCCGTCGGGAAGGTGCGAAGCGCCTTCACCCTGACCAACGTCACTGGCGAGGACGACGAGAAGGCCTGGGGCGTGTCCCCTGCCGATCAACTGATCCGGCTCGACTACGCCAAAGTCTCACACAACCGGAAGCCGACAGAGCCGACCGTGTTTCGTCGGTTGAGCGTGCCGGTGAACAATGGAGCGGGTATTCCCAGCGGTGTAGCGGCGGCGCTCTTTCAAGACGACCCAGCCGAACGCCTGAAGGCCGAAGGTGACTTTGCCCCGGTGTTGGAACTGGTCGATGTGAGGAGTCGTGTTGGCACAGCACGCGACGTTTCCGACGACGAGGCGCTGAATGTCGCCCGGATAGTGGACTCGGTGATGGCCGATTTCGACGAATGCAATCTGTCCGGCATTTGGGCGACGGTCGGCGAACATCTTCGGCGGGAGGGCGTGATCAAGGCCAAACAGCGGCCGGCCGTCACGGGTTACGTGACCGCAATCATCACGGGATCCGGACGCGTAATTCAGCGCGGGGGACAAGATGTCCGACTTCGCGTGTTCAAAAAGAAGGATGGCGATACGGCCCCGTGGTTTGTCCGGCGTGACCCCGTAGAGACTGGTGCGTGA
- a CDS encoding recombinase family protein → MDGKMIGYARVSSTGQDFDTQVEKLKAAGVTKVFNEKLSGLDRERPELAKCLDYAREGDTLVVTKLDRLARSASHLHQIVEGLTAKGVGFRVLDDASLDTTTRTGKLVFGILASIAEFETALRRERQMEGIAKAKAEGKSGGRPAMVTPEIKAQIVKLSSEGRSIRKVAAEVGFSKATVQKVLATAERPARV, encoded by the coding sequence ATGGACGGCAAGATGATCGGCTACGCACGGGTTAGCTCGACGGGACAGGACTTCGACACGCAGGTGGAGAAGCTGAAGGCAGCCGGCGTCACCAAGGTGTTTAACGAGAAGCTGTCGGGCCTGGACCGGGAGCGGCCTGAGCTAGCGAAATGCCTGGACTATGCCCGCGAGGGCGACACGCTGGTGGTAACGAAGCTAGACCGGTTGGCGAGATCAGCCTCACATCTTCACCAGATCGTGGAAGGGCTCACGGCTAAGGGCGTCGGGTTTCGGGTACTGGACGACGCGTCGCTGGACACGACTACGCGCACCGGTAAGCTTGTGTTTGGCATCCTCGCCAGCATCGCGGAATTTGAGACTGCTCTCCGGAGAGAACGACAGATGGAAGGGATCGCCAAGGCCAAGGCCGAAGGCAAGAGCGGCGGGCGGCCCGCCATGGTGACACCGGAGATTAAAGCCCAGATCGTGAAACTGAGCAGCGAAGGGCGGAGCATTCGTAAGGTCGCCGCTGAAGTCGGGTTCAGCAAAGCGACCGTGCAGAAAGTTCTTGCGACAGCAGAACGCCCCGCACGGGTTTGA
- a CDS encoding helix-turn-helix domain-containing protein encodes MLLTQNEVAERLRCSVAKVKRLRMTGLLAYLPGRPVMIEEADFEKYKENLKVKALPQVDKKKEIRGGTKLESPSALARRIWLGRQNFQLEKESRRRKANRNP; translated from the coding sequence ATGCTGTTAACGCAAAATGAGGTCGCCGAGCGGCTTCGCTGTTCCGTCGCAAAGGTCAAGCGTCTCAGGATGACAGGGCTTCTAGCCTACCTCCCTGGCCGACCTGTAATGATCGAGGAAGCTGATTTCGAGAAATATAAAGAGAATCTCAAGGTCAAAGCTTTGCCGCAGGTCGACAAAAAGAAAGAAATACGCGGCGGGACAAAACTGGAAAGTCCGTCGGCACTTGCGCGAAGGATCTGGCTAGGCCGCCAGAATTTTCAACTCGAAAAGGAAAGCCGACGCAGAAAGGCAAATAGGAACCCTTGA